One Campylobacter sputorum subsp. sputorum DNA segment encodes these proteins:
- the panB gene encoding 3-methyl-2-oxobutanoate hydroxymethyltransferase, whose translation MKKLSIADIVSKKNREKIVMITAYDALFARLFDEFADMILIGDSLNMSFKGENDTINATVDEMIYHTKAVKNGAKNSFIVTDMPFGSTTNVKQTVKNAIRMYKEASCDAVKIEGGKNISEHIKALCDNGISVVGHIGLMPQKVRLEGGYKIKGRGENGLNALLDDAFAICEAGVFCFVLEGTLSSVAAEISKQVPVPVIGIGSGLHVDGQVLAWSDMLGLFEEFKPKFVKQYLNGATLVKQAVKSYKDEVKNSLFPSENFEYNK comes from the coding sequence GTGAAAAAACTTAGTATAGCTGATATTGTTTCTAAAAAAAACAGAGAAAAAATAGTAATGATAACTGCTTATGATGCACTTTTTGCAAGATTGTTTGACGAATTTGCTGATATGATTTTGATTGGCGATAGTTTAAATATGAGTTTTAAAGGCGAAAATGACACTATTAATGCAACGGTAGATGAAATGATTTATCATACAAAAGCTGTAAAAAATGGTGCTAAAAATAGTTTTATAGTTACTGATATGCCATTTGGTAGTACAACAAATGTAAAACAAACTGTGAAAAATGCCATTAGAATGTATAAGGAAGCATCTTGTGATGCCGTAAAAATAGAAGGCGGCAAAAATATATCAGAACATATAAAAGCACTTTGTGATAATGGTATAAGTGTAGTAGGGCATATAGGACTTATGCCTCAAAAAGTTAGATTAGAAGGCGGTTATAAGATAAAAGGGCGAGGCGAAAATGGGCTAAACGCTCTTTTAGATGATGCTTTTGCTATATGTGAAGCCGGTGTTTTTTGTTTTGTCTTGGAGGGAACTTTAAGTAGCGTTGCGGCTGAAATTTCAAAACAAGTCCCAGTTCCTGTAATAGGTATAGGAAGCGGTTTGCATGTTGATGGGCAGGTTTTAGCGTGGTCTGATATGCTTGGTTTATTTGAAGAGTTTAAACCAAAATTTGTAAAGCAGTATTTAAATGGTGCGACTTTAGTTAAACAAGCTGTTAAATCATACAAAGATGAAGTGAAAAATTCGCTTTTTCCAAGTGAAAATTTTGAATATAATAAATAA
- a CDS encoding flagellin, which yields MQINSLNTNSANGNYYLNQAQNNANKALEAVVANRAISSTDGASMSIADSLRTQSSSIEQGVANANDAIGILQIADGALSNITKSADRINELSVSMNSAALNSDQKKMIQNEANALVNSMKDAVSSASFNGKNVFSGSMEFVTGNGNASISLNAPSFGTIDVNNQQSIQDFMSSINSLRSDIGSAQNGIMSGVNVAMNTNVNIQASESNLQNNDIAKNVNDFNQANLLINSGAYASAFNLQNAQNQIANLLR from the coding sequence ATGCAGATAAATAGTTTAAATACAAACTCGGCAAACGGAAATTACTATTTAAATCAAGCTCAAAACAATGCAAACAAAGCATTAGAAGCTGTAGTTGCTAATAGGGCTATTTCTAGCACAGATGGTGCTAGTATGAGCATAGCTGACTCACTTAGAACCCAGAGTTCATCAATAGAGCAGGGTGTTGCAAATGCAAATGATGCCATAGGGATACTTCAAATTGCAGATGGTGCTTTAAGCAATATCACTAAAAGTGCCGATAGGATAAATGAGCTTTCAGTTTCTATGAATAGTGCTGCTTTAAATAGCGACCAAAAGAAAATGATTCAAAATGAAGCAAATGCTTTAGTTAATTCTATGAAAGATGCTGTTTCTAGTGCAAGTTTTAATGGTAAAAATGTTTTTAGTGGAAGCATGGAATTTGTTACTGGTAATGGAAATGCAAGTATATCTTTAAATGCACCAAGTTTTGGCACAATAGATGTAAATAATCAGCAAAGCATTCAAGATTTTATGAGTAGTATAAACTCTCTTAGAAGTGATATTGGTTCAGCACAAAATGGTATAATGAGTGGTGTAAATGTAGCTATGAATACAAATGTAAATATTCAAGCAAGCGAAAGCAACCTGCAAAATAATGATATAGCTAAAAATGTAAATGATTTTAATCAGGCTAATTTGCTTATAAACTCAGGAGCTTATGCTTCAGCATTTAATTTGCAAAATGCACAAAATCAAATAGCAAATTTGCTTAGATAA
- a CDS encoding GGDEF domain-containing protein, whose protein sequence is MIELTEIYIESLVMAISSVDKKIVDLPNKPKIKMFVWNETFETGIDIVDKQHKHLVDLINNIAEHINLSTLDFKDMNFFLQEVIDYTIYHFNDEEKLMKKVKINKDFFSNHKKNHNTFIYTVKELASSINEENMLMNAKALLDFLINWLAFHILGQDKIFGAQYHMIKDGLTPDEAYEKLMKDIDNKTEPLVHSLTTLFSILTDRNQELTELKNNLEEKVKEKTKELVDKNIKLEYLSQTDQLTELKNRRFGMEVIKKLYEEINDNNPLSVIMIDADNFKCVNDEFGHNIGDKVLIALSKTLKDNIRTDDIVCRLGGDEFLIICPYTNKSGALTLAKHLLSIIKNMKIMVGTRNSKKVYWQSSASLGVASSEDNIKSFQDLIKIADIKMYEAKNNGKNCVR, encoded by the coding sequence ATGATAGAATTAACAGAAATTTATATAGAAAGTTTAGTTATGGCTATATCATCAGTAGATAAAAAGATTGTGGACTTACCCAATAAACCTAAAATAAAAATGTTTGTTTGGAATGAAACTTTTGAAACCGGTATTGATATAGTAGATAAACAACATAAACATCTAGTTGATTTGATAAATAATATAGCAGAACACATAAATTTATCAACACTTGATTTTAAAGATATGAATTTTTTCTTGCAAGAAGTTATCGACTACACCATTTACCACTTTAATGATGAAGAAAAACTTATGAAGAAAGTTAAAATAAATAAAGATTTTTTCTCAAATCATAAAAAAAATCATAACACATTTATATATACAGTTAAGGAATTAGCTTCATCTATAAATGAAGAAAATATGCTTATGAATGCAAAAGCTCTTTTAGATTTTTTGATTAATTGGCTTGCGTTTCATATACTTGGTCAAGATAAAATATTTGGAGCACAATATCATATGATAAAAGATGGCTTAACGCCAGATGAAGCTTATGAAAAACTTATGAAAGATATAGATAATAAAACTGAGCCCCTGGTTCACTCACTAACAACTCTTTTTAGTATTTTAACAGATAGAAATCAAGAGCTTACAGAACTTAAAAATAATCTTGAAGAAAAAGTAAAAGAAAAAACAAAAGAACTTGTAGATAAAAATATAAAATTAGAATACCTTTCACAAACAGATCAACTTACAGAGTTAAAAAATAGACGCTTTGGAATGGAAGTAATAAAAAAATTGTATGAAGAAATAAATGATAATAATCCATTAAGTGTTATTATGATCGATGCTGATAATTTTAAATGCGTAAATGATGAATTTGGACATAATATAGGTGATAAGGTATTAATAGCTCTTTCAAAAACATTAAAAGACAATATAAGAACCGATGATATAGTTTGTAGACTTGGCGGTGATGAATTTTTGATAATCTGTCCATATACAAATAAAAGTGGCGCATTAACATTAGCAAAACATCTTCTTTCAATTATAAAAAATATGAAGATAATGGTTGGAACAAGAAACTCAAAAAAAGTTTATTGGCAAAGCAGTGCTAGTTTAGGAGTTGCTAGCAGTGAAGATAACATAAAATCTTTTCAAGATTTAATAAAAATAGCAGATATAAAAATGTATGAGGCTAAAAATAATGGAAAGAATTGTGTAAGATAA
- the hisD gene encoding histidinol dehydrogenase, whose amino-acid sequence MKILKSTDKNFQSEFDKLVHRSDNDMSSVIPVVKDIIDDIKKRGDEALVEQIAKFDKWDATNALKISNDEMKNAYNSLDENLKKALKIAYDRIKSYHEKQIEKTWLSFEENGTILGQKVTPVDRAGLYIPGGKAAYPSSLLMNAIPAIVAGVKEITICTPAVNGSVNNLLLATMYLLGIKNAYKVGGASAIGAMAYGTQSIKKVDVITGPGNIYVATAKKLVFGDVNIDMIAGPSEIGVLADNSANYKHIAIDLLSQAEHDEIASSFLITDDEKFANLIKDEINTVLPTLQREKIARVSIENKAAIIVAKDMCEAVFLMNELAVEHLEIATDNAFDYLHKIKHAGAIFLGHNTPEAMGDYLAGPNHTLPTGGSARFFSPLSVSNFVKKSSIISISKNGIDELSEACMVLAEAEGLGAHKKSVELRFNKQ is encoded by the coding sequence ATGAAAATACTAAAATCAACAGATAAAAACTTTCAAAGTGAGTTTGACAAATTAGTTCATAGATCAGATAACGATATGAGCAGTGTTATACCAGTTGTTAAAGACATAATAGATGATATAAAAAAAAGAGGCGATGAGGCTTTAGTAGAACAGATTGCTAAATTTGACAAATGGGATGCTACAAATGCTCTAAAAATTTCGAATGATGAAATGAAAAACGCATATAATTCTTTAGATGAGAATTTAAAAAAAGCATTAAAAATTGCATATGATAGGATAAAATCTTATCATGAAAAACAGATTGAAAAAACTTGGCTTAGTTTTGAAGAAAATGGCACAATTTTGGGTCAAAAAGTTACACCAGTTGATAGGGCTGGGCTTTATATACCTGGCGGAAAAGCGGCGTATCCTAGTTCGCTTTTAATGAATGCAATTCCTGCAATAGTTGCTGGAGTAAAAGAGATAACCATTTGCACTCCTGCTGTAAATGGCAGTGTAAATAACTTGCTTTTAGCTACTATGTATCTACTTGGCATTAAAAATGCATATAAAGTTGGCGGTGCTTCGGCAATTGGGGCTATGGCGTATGGAACACAAAGTATAAAAAAAGTAGATGTTATAACAGGTCCTGGAAATATATATGTAGCAACTGCTAAAAAACTTGTTTTTGGGGATGTAAATATTGATATGATTGCAGGACCAAGTGAGATAGGCGTTTTAGCTGATAATAGTGCAAATTACAAACATATAGCTATTGATTTGCTTTCCCAGGCTGAACACGATGAGATAGCAAGTAGTTTTCTTATAACTGATGATGAGAAATTTGCAAATTTAATCAAAGATGAAATAAATACCGTTTTACCAACATTGCAAAGAGAAAAAATTGCAAGAGTTAGCATAGAAAATAAAGCTGCTATAATCGTTGCAAAAGATATGTGCGAAGCTGTTTTTCTTATGAATGAATTAGCAGTTGAACACCTTGAGATAGCAACTGATAATGCATTTGATTATTTACATAAGATAAAACACGCTGGAGCTATATTTTTAGGGCACAATACGCCCGAAGCAATGGGTGATTATTTAGCAGGACCAAATCATACTTTGCCAACTGGAGGGAGTGCCAGATTTTTTTCTCCACTTAGTGTGAGTAATTTTGTTAAGAAAAGCTCAATCATATCAATTAGTAAAAATGGTATAGATGAATTAAGTGAAGCCTGTATGGTTCTTGCAGAAGCTGAGGGACTTGGAGCTCATAAAAAATCAGTAGAATTAAGATTTAATAAACAATAA
- a CDS encoding Hpt domain-containing protein — MGILKTIEIDYDSDLVEEFLSHYGLMCELMEPLIINLEREDLYKDSVNELFRIFHNIKSSASYMRLDTITKLAEICEDVMEEARILKGPANIEFTDWLLLVSDQFTSFSNDINNDKEYFSILNPKIIAIPQKLDI; from the coding sequence GTGGGAATATTAAAAACCATAGAAATAGACTACGATAGTGATTTAGTGGAAGAATTTTTATCTCATTACGGTCTGATGTGTGAACTTATGGAACCTTTGATTATCAATCTAGAAAGAGAAGATTTATATAAAGATAGCGTAAATGAGCTATTTAGAATTTTTCACAACATTAAATCATCAGCTTCTTATATGAGACTAGATACTATAACTAAATTAGCAGAAATATGCGAAGATGTCATGGAAGAAGCAAGAATACTAAAAGGTCCGGCAAATATAGAATTTACAGATTGGCTACTTTTAGTAAGCGATCAATTTACCTCTTTTTCAAATGATATAAATAATGACAAAGAGTATTTTAGTATTTTAAATCCAAAAATAATAGCAATACCACAAAAGCTTGACATTTAA
- a CDS encoding FUSC family protein codes for MQILKKIFYEINNLFKINQTDRPWHMPLSTAISTSGPLFIGAISGHMAQATVASLAGLVFLYTLKTPIHHRMVVLMACSFGMIVSFVFGSFSHINPSLLPLILGIITTITTMIVRFYKLPTPGNFFFMMIATLAAFMPFKTEALIQISGYFMLGTIWACFVSFLYGLSTVKFIKPEPIPKIEYDGFDDVVLDSVILGVFVSLSVFLADFIGFDKPYWVPISTLAILQGMTLKSKWTRQIHRILGTCLGIILTYFLLSVYLNSYEIAILIAVLTFLIEFSVVRNYGIAAIFITPLTVYMAEINGVISGNATDLIVTRLEDIIFGSFVGFIGGVCLHSIKFRNIVKFIVLFLSKNRIND; via the coding sequence TTGCAAATTTTAAAAAAAATATTTTATGAGATAAACAATTTATTTAAAATCAATCAAACAGATCGTCCTTGGCATATGCCTCTTAGTACGGCGATATCAACCTCAGGACCACTTTTTATAGGTGCTATATCTGGACATATGGCACAAGCTACTGTAGCTTCTTTGGCAGGTCTTGTATTTTTATACACATTAAAAACTCCTATTCATCATAGAATGGTAGTTCTTATGGCTTGTAGTTTTGGTATGATTGTGTCTTTTGTATTTGGTAGTTTTTCTCACATTAATCCATCATTGCTTCCACTTATTTTGGGCATAATAACTACTATAACAACAATGATAGTAAGATTTTATAAATTACCAACTCCTGGAAATTTCTTTTTTATGATGATAGCTACACTTGCAGCTTTTATGCCATTTAAAACAGAAGCTTTGATACAAATTAGTGGTTATTTTATGCTCGGAACAATTTGGGCGTGTTTTGTATCATTTTTATATGGATTAAGCACTGTTAAATTTATAAAACCAGAGCCAATACCTAAAATTGAATACGATGGGTTTGATGATGTCGTATTAGATTCTGTTATACTTGGAGTATTTGTAAGTCTTAGTGTATTTTTAGCTGATTTTATAGGTTTTGATAAACCTTATTGGGTGCCTATTTCAACTTTAGCTATACTTCAAGGAATGACATTAAAAAGTAAATGGACAAGGCAGATACACAGGATTTTGGGGACTTGTTTAGGTATAATTTTGACATATTTTTTGTTATCTGTGTATTTAAATAGTTATGAAATAGCTATTCTTATAGCTGTTTTAACTTTTTTAATAGAATTTAGCGTAGTGAGAAATTATGGGATTGCTGCTATTTTTATCACACCGCTTACTGTTTATATGGCCGAGATAAATGGCGTAATAAGTGGCAATGCAACTGATTTGATAGTAACTAGACTTGAAGATATAATATTTGGTAGTTTTGTAGGTTTTATAGGCGGAGTTTGTCTTCATAGTATAAAATTTAGAAATATAGTTAAATTTATAGTTTTGTTTTTATCAAAAAATAGAATTAATGATTAG